Sequence from the Sinobacterium caligoides genome:
GAGACATCTTACTTATCTTCGCCACAAACAGTAACGCTGGAAGCTTGGTGCAAGCAGTCCGCGCCGCTCACGACAGAGAGCTTTGCGTTATCTTTATCAGCGGTGCTGACGAGGGCGATGCCATCACGCTCCTCGATCAAGATGATATCGAGCTCTGCATCCCCAGTGATAATCTACCAAGAATCATAGAAGGTGAACTACTGATCCTCCATTGTATTTGCGAGTTAATTGACGGTTTCCTATTTGGCTGCGAGGAAAGTGAAGCGTAATGAAAAAAGTTAATCGGACCATCGCTGGCTTAGCCATGCTGTTAGCAGTGAGCGGCTGCAGCAGTATTATTGCAGTGAGTACAGACTCCCCCATCCAAGAAGACCACGGCTCACGCACATGGGGCAGTATTATCGATGACCAAAGTATCGAGACAACCGCAACCGTTAACATCGATAAAGCCTTTGCAGGCAAAGCAGAGGCGAACTTTACTGTCACCAGCTACAACGGCATTATTTTGCTTGTTGGCCAAGTACCAAACGCAGAAATGAAGAGCACCGCCGAAGCGACAGTGAAAAGGCTAAGAAAAGTTCGCACAGTCTACAATGAGCTGACTATTGCCGGGCCAATTTCACTACCAGCAAGAAGTAACGATAGCTGGATCACAACCAAAGCCA
This genomic interval carries:
- a CDS encoding BON domain-containing protein, which encodes MKKVNRTIAGLAMLLAVSGCSSIIAVSTDSPIQEDHGSRTWGSIIDDQSIETTATVNIDKAFAGKAEANFTVTSYNGIILLVGQVPNAEMKSTAEATVKRLRKVRTVYNELTIAGPISLPARSNDSWITTKAKSKLLATEGVPSGRIKILTENGVIYMLGLLTRAEAKTSVDAIANTYGAQRIVQVFEYID